TCAAAATCATTGAAGGGACTGTTGCAAGTGTGCCGCCACAAGGTGGAAGAAAGCATCCAAATCAAGAAATGATAGAGATTAATACAAAGGATATTCTATTTATCGTTGGTGGGGCATTTGAAGGACTGGAAGCGAAGGTTAAGGATAGAGTTAATGAAAAAAGAGTTGGATTCGGACTGGAAACAAATAATACAAAACTGGATGATTTGACTTTGTTTGAAAATGTACTGCCTGAAGATTTAATAAAATTTGGGCTGATTCCTGAATTAATTGGGCGGTTACCAGTAATCACAGCACTTCATGGACTTGATGAAGAGGCTATGATTAAGATACTAACAGAGCCTAAAAACTCACTTGTTAAGCAATATAAAAAATATTTTGAGATGGAAAATGTTGATTTGGAATTTGAGAAGGATGCGATTACAGAAATTGCACAGCTAGCGCTTAAAAGAAAAATTGGAGCGAGAGGGCTTCGTTCAATTATTGAGAGCGTTATGACTGATCTGATGTACGAAATTCCATCAAAAAACAATGTTAAGAAAGTAATAATTACTAAAGAAGCAGTTACGGATAAAGAGAAGGTAATTGTTGAATAATATTTAATAATTAAAACAAAGTATGAAAGGGGAAATTATGCAAAATAAACCATTTATAGCTACAAGAGAATTAGTTGTCTTTCCAGGTGTTGTAACTCCGATTTTTATCGGTAGGCAGTCAAGCCTGAAAAGTCTTGAAGAAGCAATAGCAAGATATGACAGTAAACTGATTCTTTCAGCACAAAAAGATGCAAATGTAGAAGAGCCAAAATTTCCAGAAGATGTGTATGAAACAGGAGTATTGGTTCATGTAATACAGACTGTAAAAATGCCAAACGGAAATGTAAAAGTTCTAGTTGAGGCAAAACATAGGGTTTTAATCAATCAATTTCCAAAAGATGATAAAGGTGTTGTTTATGCTGAATATGAAGAAATTTTTTCAAAACCAATTGACGAAAGTAAAGCTGAAGCACTAAAACGTAAAGTTATCGATGAATTTTCAAATTATGCACAAAAAACTAATAAAGTGTTGCCAGATATTATTTACAATATAAAAGAAATTAGTAATATTGACAAAGTTTTTGATTTGATTTGTACGAACTTGATGGTTGCGGTGGAAACGAAACAGGAGTTGCTTGAAACACTTGATGTAGAAGCAAGAGCGTATAAAATTTTGGGTATTCTTGAGAGAGAAATTGAGATTTTTATGCTTGAGCGTGAAATTGAAAATCGTGTAAAGGAACAGATGGCAGAAGTTCAGAAAAACTATTATTTACGTGAAAAAATTAAGGTAATGCGTGAAGAAATGGGTGAAGGAACTGATTCTGACGAGGAACTGGAGGAACTTGACCAAAGAGTTAGAGATGCGAAAATTCCTCAGGAACTAAAGGATAAGCTAGTAAAAGAGCTTTCAAGAATGAAGAAAATGCCAGACTTTTCTGCAGAATCTTCAGTAATAAGAACATATCTTGAGACTGTACTTGAATTGCCGTGGGAAGTTTCTTCAAATGATGAGATTGACATTGAAAAAGCTGAAAAAATTCTAAATGAGGATCATTACGGACTGGAAGAAGTTAAGGAAAGAATATTGGAATTTTTGGCAATAAAAAAATTAAACAATACATTGAAAGGTTCAATTATCTGTCTTGTGGGACCTCCAGGTGTAGGGAAAACATCACTTGCACATTCGGTGGCACGTTCAATGAACAGAAAATTCACAAGAATCTCACTTGGTGGAGTAAGAGATGAAGCTGAAATTCGTGGACATAGAAGAACTTATGTGGGAGCAATGCCAGGAAGAATTATAAATTCTTTAAAACAGGTTGGCGTAAATAATCCAGTAATGCTGTTTGATGAAATTGATAAAATGGCTTCTGACTTTAGAGGAGATCCCGCTTCAGCAATGCTGGAAGTTTTAGATCCTGCACAAAACAACTCGTTTGAAGATCACTATATCGATCATACTTTTGACTTGTCAAACGTATTCTTCATTTGTACAGCAAATGATTTGGGCGGAATTCCAGGACCGCTTCGTGACAGAATGGAAATTATTTCAATTGAATCGTACACAGAATTTGAAAAATTAAATATTGCAAAAAGATATTTAATACCTCAAACACAAGAAGAAAACGGATTAAAGGAATTCAAAATTTCATTTTCTGATAAAGCAGTTATGAAAATTATAAATGAATACACAAGAGAAGCTGGAGTGAGAAATTTACGAAGAGAAATTGGTAAATTATTCAGAAAAATAGCAAAAGAAATACTTGTATCAAAATCTAAGAGTAAAAAAATCTCTGTTTCTGAAACAAAAATCAAGAAATATTTAGGAAATGCAAAATTCAGAGCAGATAAAGTCAAGGAAAAAGAAGGTAAAATTGGTGTTGTCAATGGACTTGCATGGACAGCAGTCGGAGGTACAACTCTAGAAGTGCAGGCAGTAAAAATGGAAGGAAAAGGTGTACTGCAGCTTACAGGAAAACTAGGAGATGTAATGCAGGAATCAGCCAGAGTGGCTTATTCTTACGTACGGCATATAAAAAATGAACTTGGAATCAAGGAAAAATTCAACGAAACAACAGATGTTCATTTACATTTTCCAGAAGGAGCAGTGCCGAAAGACGGGCCATCAGCAGGAATTACAATTACAACAGCGATAATTTCAGTATTGACTGATAAGGAAGTTAGGCAGGATGTGGCAATGACTGGAGAGATTACGATTACTGGAGAGGTTCTGGCAGTTGGCGGAATCAAGGAAAAAGTAATTGGGGCTCACAGGGTTGGTATAAGAGATGTTGTACTTCCTTATGACAATAAAGTTGATACGGAGGAATTGCCAAAGGAAATTGCAGACCAGATGAAATTCTACTTTGCTAAAACTTATGATGATGTTAAAAAGATTGTTTTTGTGGATAAGAAAAATAAAGAAGCAAAGAAAAGCAAGGCTGTGAAAAAAACAGCTGGGAAATAACATAAAAGCATATAAAAAAATAAATTGTGTAAACTCATGAATATTTGAATTTACACAATTTTTATTTATAATTTTTTTCTCATTTTCCATACATTTCTTCTATCTTTTCGTTGTCAATTCCAAAGAAATAAGTTAGGATAAATCCTCCTGCATACGCTCCTAGCATTGCGATTATAAAGTAAATCCAAGTTCCCGGAACAGCAATAAGAAGTCCGAATAAGCCTGAGACACCTTGAGAAATTGTTCCTAAATGGAATAGAACTGCAAGAACTCCACCAATCCCAGATCCTAGACAGGCTGTAATAAACGGTTTTCCTAATGGCAAAGTTACAGCGTACATTAATGGCTCGCCAATTCCAAGTATTCCAACTGGAATAGAATCTCTTACCATATTTTTAAGCCTTTGATTCTTAGTTTTTATATAAATTGCAATTCCTGCGCCAACCTGTCCTCCGCCTGCCATCATAAGTATAGGAAGCAAATAATTGACTCCTTTTGTAGGTCCTGCTGGATCATTAAGTAAAGTGTGTATAGGAGTTAAGGCCTGATGCAATCCAACTGAAACTAAAGGAAGAAATCCAGCTGCCAGTATATATCCTCCTAATATTCCTAATTTCTTGTATGCGAAATCAAGAATAGCGAATATAAAGCCTGTTACAACTGTTCCTAAAGGCTGAATTATTATTAAGGCTATAAATATGCCTATGATTAAAGTTAAAAGTGGGGTAAAGAAGGTATCAAGCATTTCAGGAACTATCTTTCTTACTTTTTTTTCCAGATAAGCAATTATTATGCCCATAAATAATGATGCAAGCAGTCCTCCCATTCCAGGTGCAAAAGGCTTACCTGTAAAAGGAAGTATAACTGCGCTCTTGTCTTCTGCTTTAAGAAGTAAAGGCAAGGCTGGATTTGTGATAAATATTGACCCCATAATTCCACCAAGCACTGCAGTTCCCCCAAATTCTTTTGCCGCATTCATTCCTACATAAATTGCAAGATATCCAAACATAACAAATCCGATACTTCTTATCGCGGCAAACCACCATACTGTATTATAAGCATTTTTTGCTGCAACATTTATTACATTTGTAAGTCCCATTATTAATCCCGCTGAAATTATTCCAGGCAGTAAAGGAACAAATATGTTTGCAATTTTTTGAAGAAATCGTTGGACAGGACCATTATATTTTTGTTTATTTGCTTTCTTATTTTCACTTGCTACATCCTTTACGTTGCTGTCTGAAAATCCTAGAGCAATACCGCTAAGCTTTGAAAATTCATCTCCTACTGCATTTACTTTTCCAGGCCCTAGTATTATTTGTAAAGTTTCAGCATTTACTACGTTCAGTACGCCATCAACTTTTTTTAACTTTTCTAAATCTACTTCATTTTTAACTTTAACTCTAAGTCTTGTCATGCAGACTGCGTTTGAAGCAATGTTTTCCTTGCCTCCTAAAATTTCATAAATTTCCTTTGCTGTTTTTTTGGCATCCATAATGCTCATCTCCTTTGTAAGTTGAAGTTTCAAAATCTTTTAATTGAATAGTTAAAGATAAAGCTGTTAGATAGAGGCATTTTTATTTTTTTACAAAAGAAAATTTTTGCCAAGACTTGATGTAATCAATTAAAAATATTTCTTCATCAGCTATTTTTCCAACAACATTTGACTTTCCAGTATT
This is a stretch of genomic DNA from Leptotrichia hofstadii. It encodes these proteins:
- the lon gene encoding endopeptidase La produces the protein MQNKPFIATRELVVFPGVVTPIFIGRQSSLKSLEEAIARYDSKLILSAQKDANVEEPKFPEDVYETGVLVHVIQTVKMPNGNVKVLVEAKHRVLINQFPKDDKGVVYAEYEEIFSKPIDESKAEALKRKVIDEFSNYAQKTNKVLPDIIYNIKEISNIDKVFDLICTNLMVAVETKQELLETLDVEARAYKILGILEREIEIFMLEREIENRVKEQMAEVQKNYYLREKIKVMREEMGEGTDSDEELEELDQRVRDAKIPQELKDKLVKELSRMKKMPDFSAESSVIRTYLETVLELPWEVSSNDEIDIEKAEKILNEDHYGLEEVKERILEFLAIKKLNNTLKGSIICLVGPPGVGKTSLAHSVARSMNRKFTRISLGGVRDEAEIRGHRRTYVGAMPGRIINSLKQVGVNNPVMLFDEIDKMASDFRGDPASAMLEVLDPAQNNSFEDHYIDHTFDLSNVFFICTANDLGGIPGPLRDRMEIISIESYTEFEKLNIAKRYLIPQTQEENGLKEFKISFSDKAVMKIINEYTREAGVRNLRREIGKLFRKIAKEILVSKSKSKKISVSETKIKKYLGNAKFRADKVKEKEGKIGVVNGLAWTAVGGTTLEVQAVKMEGKGVLQLTGKLGDVMQESARVAYSYVRHIKNELGIKEKFNETTDVHLHFPEGAVPKDGPSAGITITTAIISVLTDKEVRQDVAMTGEITITGEVLAVGGIKEKVIGAHRVGIRDVVLPYDNKVDTEELPKEIADQMKFYFAKTYDDVKKIVFVDKKNKEAKKSKAVKKTAGK
- a CDS encoding PTS transporter subunit EIIC, whose protein sequence is MDAKKTAKEIYEILGGKENIASNAVCMTRLRVKVKNEVDLEKLKKVDGVLNVVNAETLQIILGPGKVNAVGDEFSKLSGIALGFSDSNVKDVASENKKANKQKYNGPVQRFLQKIANIFVPLLPGIISAGLIMGLTNVINVAAKNAYNTVWWFAAIRSIGFVMFGYLAIYVGMNAAKEFGGTAVLGGIMGSIFITNPALPLLLKAEDKSAVILPFTGKPFAPGMGGLLASLFMGIIIAYLEKKVRKIVPEMLDTFFTPLLTLIIGIFIALIIIQPLGTVVTGFIFAILDFAYKKLGILGGYILAAGFLPLVSVGLHQALTPIHTLLNDPAGPTKGVNYLLPILMMAGGGQVGAGIAIYIKTKNQRLKNMVRDSIPVGILGIGEPLMYAVTLPLGKPFITACLGSGIGGVLAVLFHLGTISQGVSGLFGLLIAVPGTWIYFIIAMLGAYAGGFILTYFFGIDNEKIEEMYGK